In Symmachiella dynata, the following are encoded in one genomic region:
- a CDS encoding sulfite oxidase-like oxidoreductase, giving the protein MSEAEKYQTGDAPGPLTHADEVIISSDTRRENRVPPGQTRTRKWPVLHYGRVPTIELDTWELTIDGLVDRPLTFSWSEFEELPRAQVFSDFHCVTTWSRLGNLWEGVAVRELMDRAGVQSAARFVVAHGYDDGWTTNMPLEDFLSPDAIFADRHDGQPLSADHGGPLRLVVPLLYAWKSAKWLKRIELVAEDRPGLWEQAGYHNHGDPWTEERFGG; this is encoded by the coding sequence ATGTCTGAAGCGGAAAAATACCAAACCGGCGACGCTCCCGGTCCTCTTACGCACGCCGATGAAGTCATCATCAGCAGCGATACTCGCCGCGAAAACCGTGTTCCTCCCGGCCAAACCCGCACGCGCAAATGGCCCGTTTTGCATTACGGCCGGGTGCCAACCATTGAATTGGACACTTGGGAGCTAACCATCGATGGCCTCGTTGACCGGCCGTTGACGTTCTCGTGGAGCGAATTTGAAGAGTTGCCCCGTGCGCAGGTTTTCTCCGATTTTCATTGCGTGACCACCTGGTCCCGACTGGGGAATCTGTGGGAAGGTGTTGCTGTGCGGGAGCTGATGGACCGCGCCGGAGTGCAATCGGCGGCGCGATTCGTGGTGGCGCACGGTTACGACGATGGTTGGACGACCAACATGCCGCTGGAAGATTTTCTCTCGCCTGATGCGATTTTCGCCGACCGGCACGACGGCCAACCACTCAGCGCCGACCACGGCGGCCCGCTGCGTCTGGTGGTTCCGTTATTATATGCTTGGAAAAGTGCCAAGTGGCTGAAGCGGATTGAACTGGTCGCCGAGGACCGTCCCGGATTGTGGGAGCAAGCGGGCTATCACAACCACGGCGACCCCTGGACTGAAGAACGTTTCGGCGGCTAA
- a CDS encoding VOC family protein produces the protein MTVQPIPDGYHTATPYMIVDGAGEAIAFYEKAFGATELMRMPGPDGKIGHAEIQIGDSRIMMSDEYPDMGFRGPKSLGGAGINMMLYVEDCDTLFAQAIAAGGKELRPLADQFYGDRSGTLEDPFGHVWTVSTHKEDLTMEEVAARMPDGD, from the coding sequence ATGACTGTGCAACCCATTCCCGATGGCTATCACACAGCGACCCCGTACATGATCGTCGACGGCGCCGGTGAGGCGATCGCATTCTACGAGAAGGCGTTTGGTGCAACGGAATTGATGCGGATGCCCGGCCCGGATGGAAAAATCGGGCACGCCGAAATTCAGATCGGCGATTCGCGGATCATGATGTCCGATGAATACCCCGACATGGGATTCCGCGGCCCGAAGTCTTTGGGGGGAGCGGGCATCAATATGATGTTGTACGTCGAAGATTGCGACACACTCTTTGCCCAAGCCATCGCCGCCGGCGGCAAGGAACTCCGACCCTTGGCAGATCAATTCTACGGTGACCGCAGCGGAACGTTAGAAGACCCCTTCGGGCACGTCTGGACGGTCTCGACGCACAAGGAAGACCTGACCATGGAGGAGGTTGCGGCGCGGATGCCCGATGGGGATTAG